The following proteins are encoded in a genomic region of Dioscorea cayenensis subsp. rotundata cultivar TDr96_F1 chromosome 8, TDr96_F1_v2_PseudoChromosome.rev07_lg8_w22 25.fasta, whole genome shotgun sequence:
- the LOC120267633 gene encoding uncharacterized protein LOC120267633, with protein MEMNPVIDQEMENLDDDDVLLPLPDEQEQLHPSTPAIPQSKLKRLKKASSSSDGISISDPPESRKTPDFEVSVLKYVGLEKQVDPDDGIDPLFGDLAVSGRPGSHGFEKDGEGEDEGGSDGMEKEIGGEGKVQKEMDLDDGLDPLFGNPVISEGWESHDFGNDGEDENDGGTGCGESGNKLMDKLIGGLGKEKSARKRLSWDGGEDEGLKKKKKGKIKNEKPKESVREKRKLEKERKAYVEQIHSESQRILRETRDASFKPAPIVHKPISSVLERIRIRKLELLKQCSVESDSFAGADCSVEDIGQASNLCITKSNDGEILESDDQVAGDENCKASPGVSEDAPYNKPSDEDLNDPLQQNSDESDDTLGLENVSKHKNGEDSENGPLDDIADDILADNLTSSLPISSSKLKSDDDLSSSHEDSDKENNDPYPCKVLNKVSYPKDDLAKTYVDDEAEEEDDSDHDLMRFQESEDDDSDDSDGNKVLDDLIMTGYEEAPVEHEKRNQLHQKWLEQQDANETDNVLQRLNCGQIRREPSIIDDEDDNVDTDDEDSADEMTEDQIPANLVRKNSKKAKQMMAQMFTDETDVYVSSEDEETERSLIREHLLHQKDLGPSFISPIEDEHSKKVSGLIKKLNIGPDYKKKGKILKSSLDMLITDTGSNSSSKSSFLARAQSNSLPASHKQGSITVRTFVFGRDDSSSRSSFSASENIDANQQNNQPLKTPGARYSSRQSKATSLGAKAEVKTNSSSSLFEILKSSSIGSEKKIRKNQSLTTESQSSHQFSAFKLVKKSS; from the exons atggAGATGAATCCTGTCATCGATCAGGAGATGGAGAACTTGGATGACGACGATGTCCTTCTACCCCTCCCTGACGAACAAGAACAACTCCATCCCTCCACTCCTGCCATTCCGCAAAGCAAGCTGAAGCGTCTCAAGAAAGCGTCTTCCAGTTCTGATGGCATTTCAATCTCTGATCCACCAGAGAGTCGGAAGACGCCGGACTTTGAAGTATCGGTGTTGAAATATGTGGGCTTGGAGAAGCAGGTGGATCCGGATGATGGTATAGATCCTTTGTTTGGCGATCTGGCGGTTTCTGGACGACCGGGGAGTCATGGTTTTGAAAAGGATGGAGAAGGCGAGGATGAGGGTGGGAGTGATGGGATGGAGAAAGAGATCGGTGGTGAGGGGAAAGTCCAGAAGGAGATGGATTTGGATGATGGTCTTGATCCATTGTTTGGTAATCCTGTGATTTCTGAAGGTTGGGAAAGCCAtgattttggaaatgatggagaagatgagaatGATGGGGGAACAGGGTGTGGAGAGAGTGGAAATAAATTGATGGATAAATTGATTGGTGGTTTAGGAAAGGAGAAGTCAGCGAGGAAGAGGTTGAGCTGGGATGGAGGAGAAGATGAGggtttgaagaaaaagaagaaaggaaagatcaAGAATGAGAAGCCAAAGGAGTCAGTTCGAGAGAAAAGAAAGCTTGAAAAG GAAAGGAAGGCATATGTGGAGCAGATCCATTCTGAATCCCAGAGAATTCTGAGGG AAACTAGGGATGCTTCATTTAAGCCTGCACCGATAGTTCACAAGCCAATATCTTCTGTTTTGGAGAGGATCCGAATTCGGAAGTTAGAGTTATTGAAACA ATGTAGTGTTGAGTCTGATTCCTTTGCTGGTGCTGATTGTTCTGTGGAAGACATAGGCCAGGCTTCAAATCTTTGCATAACTAAAAGCAACGATGGTGAAATATTG GAGAGTGATGACCAAGTGGCAGGGGATGAGAACTGCAAGGCTTCTCCAGGTGTTTCAGAAGATGCCCCCTATAATAAG CCTTCAGATGAGGACCTAAATGATCCACTGCAGCAGAATAGTGATGAGTCTGATGACACACTG GGTCTTGAGAATGTTTCTAAACATAAGAATGGAGAGGACTCAGAGAATGGGCCATTGGATGATATTGCAGATGATATTTTGGCAGATAATCTTACATCATCATTGCCCATTTCAAGTTCAAAACTCAAATCTGATGATGA TTTATCTTCATCTCATGAAGACAGTGACAAGGAAAACAATGATCCTTATCCCTGCAAAGTGCTCAACAAGGTAAGCTATCCAAAAGATGACCTTGCCAAAACTTATGTAGATGACGAggctgaagaagaagatgacagTGATCATGATCTCATGAGATTTCAAGAAAGTGAAGATGATGACAGTGATGACAGTGATGGAAACAAAGTGCTTGATGATCTAATTATGACTGGTTATGAAGAGGCGCCAGTTGAGCATGAGAAACGTAATCAACTGCATCAGAAATGGCTTGAGCAACAGGATGCCAATGAAACAGATAATGTCTTGCAGAGGTTGAATTGTGGTCAGATACGTAGAGAGCCATCCATTATCGATGATGAGGATGATAATGTGGATACTGATGATGAGGATTCTGCAGACGAGATGACAGAAGACCAAATTCCAGCTAATTTGGTCCGTAAAAATTCCAAGAAGGCCAAACAAATGATGGCACAGATGTTTACTGATGAGACTGATGTTTATGTGTCTTCGGAAGATGAGGAAACAGAACGGAGTTTGATCCGTGAGCATCTTCTCCATCAAAAA GATCTGGGACCATCTTTCATATCACCAATAGAGGACGAGCATTCCAAGAAAGTTTCTGGTCTCataaagaagttgaatattGGCCCTGATTACAAGAAAAAGGGGAAAATATTAAAGT CTAGCCTTGATATGCTGATCACGGATACAGGTAGCAATAGCTCTTCAAAG TCATCCTTTCTTGCTCGAGCACAAAGTAATTCATTACCAGCTTCCCATAAACAAGGTTCAATAACTGTTCGTACATTCGTATTTGGTCGTGATGACAGTAGTAGCAGAAGCAGCTTCTCAGCATCTGAGAACATAGATGCG AACCAGCAAAATAATCAGCCCTTAAAGACTCCTGGAGCCAGGTATAGCAGCAGGCAATCAAAAGCAACTAGTTTGGGAGCAAAGGCTGAGGTCAAAACAAACTCAAGTAGCTCACTTTTTGAGATTCTGAAGAGTTCCTCTATTggttctgaaaaaaaaattagaaagaatcAAAGTCTAACCACAGAAAGTCAATCTTCACATCAGTTTTCAGCCTTCAAATTAGTCAAGAAGTCCTCATGA
- the LOC120267636 gene encoding uncharacterized protein LOC120267636 — protein sequence MTWSTFLVSVRWWSLALARWGMEDGLVEAMVERGSHAILELGLRDGRLENGPLEPVVERGSHIFDPSLGDTVEIPPTVELGSRPHGLSELGAVKLGSHPNGSPVNDPVEKATRAMMVEMSSHVGAKMAGVELSSLAGGFRFDRQVTSWKDFETRVAMVELRSLIGKRTAGVELGFLARAFRFGHHAINPAERERCARMDALCSHVGERTTEVELSFLISVCKVGRLENGRTDRVTRVASVELHSHAALWWQNREVLLVPIVKRGSKRLPNTRFFCGELSGSQFRFLWI from the exons ATGACTTGGTCTACTTTCCTAGTAAGTGTGCGGTGGTGGAGCTTGGCTCTTGCGAGATGGGGGATGGAGGATGGTCTAGTGGAGGCTATGGTGGAGCGAGGCTCCCACGCCATTTTGGAGCTTGGTCTCCGTGATGGCAGACTTGAGAACGGGCCACTTGAGCCAGTGGTGGAGCGGGGCTCCCACATCTTTGACCCGAGCCTCGGAGACACAGTGGAGATACCGCCCACGGTGGAGCTTGGCTCCCGTCCTCATGGCTTGAGTGAACTTGGGGCAGTGAAGCTTGGCTCCCATCCTAATGGCTCACCAGTGAATGATCCAGTGGAGAAAGCGACTCGTGCTATGATGGTTGAGATGAGCTCCCACGTCGGTGCGAAGATGGCAGGGGTGGAGCTTAGCTCCCTCGCAGGTGGATTCAGGTTTGATAGACAGGTGACTAGTTGGAAAGATTTTGAGACTCGAGTGGCGATGGTTGAGCTGCGCTCCCTCATTGGCAAGAGGACTGCAGGGGTGGAGCTTGGTTTCCTCGCCAGAGCTTTTAGGTTTGGGCATCATGCGATTAATCCAGCGGAGAGAGAAAGATGTGCGAGGATGGATGCGCTATGCTCCCATGTTGGTGAGCGGACGACAGAGGTGGAGCTTAGCTTCCTCATCAGTGTTTGCAAGGTTGGACGGCTAGAGAATGGTCGGACGGATAGAGTAACTCGTGTGGCATCGGTTGAGCTGCATTCCCACGCCG CATTGTGGTGGCAGAATCGAGAGGTTCTTCTAGTCCCGATTGTCAAACGAGGATCCAAGCGACTTCCAAATACAAG GTTCTTTTGTGGAGAGTTAAGTGGGAGTCAATTTAGATTTTTGTGGATTTAG
- the LOC120267635 gene encoding protein PHLOEM PROTEIN 2-LIKE A1-like translates to MGISQSQEESKQENSSNRNQVIKNTNHELLEQELFIQTSLLALEDPKKSSFKQQASETESKKNSTNQEGSRVEPKKLTSFNQNGSGLEPKKLTSFNQDGSGAELKKTSFKQEGSSGVELKKSTSFKQEGSSGVELKKSTSFKQEGNGQENKAMGGTYKKVPHMFETLIKQADPGSLPEHINSGIFLNKRTKKYWVDQETGCNCFMLFPRGLSIAWAEDRRYWQWFQVEDIRGTNIEIANLLNVCWLEVHGKINTSLLTPKTKYEVVFVVKMEELSYGWQTPVNLRLLFENGITHEQKVKLLELPRDQRKELKVGEIINSGEKAEEVEISLYEYNGGQWKRGLVIEGVIIRPNK, encoded by the exons aTGGGAATATCACAATCACAAGAAGAGAGCAAACAAGAGAATTCATCAAACAGAAACCAAGTGATAAAGAACACCAACCATGAGTTGCTTGAACAAGAGCTTttcatacaaacaagcttgCTTGCCTTGGAGGATCCAAAGAAGTCTTCTTTTAAACAACAAGCAAGTGAAACAGAATCAAAGAAGAATTCCACCAATCAAGAAGGAAGTAGAGTAGAGCCAAAGAAGCTGACTTCCTTCAATCAAAATGGAAGTGGATTAGAGCCAAAGAAGCTGACTTCCTTCAATCAAGATGGAAGTGGTGCAGAGCTAAAGAAGACTTCCTTTAAGCAAGAAGGAAGCAGTGGTGTAGAGCTAAAGAAGAGTACTTCTTTCAAGCAAGAAGGAAGTAGTGGTGTAGAGCTAAAGAAGAGTACTTCTTTCAAGCAAGAAGGAAATGGACAAGAAAACAAGGCCATGGGAGGGACTTACAAGAAGGTTCCACACATGTTTGAAACCCTTATAAAACAAGCAGACCCTGGAAGTTTGCCAGAGCACATCAACTCTGGtatctttttaaacaaaagaacaaag AAGTATTGGGTTGATCAGGAAACTGGTTGTAATTGTTTCATGTTGTTTCCAAGGGGCTTGTCAATTGCTTGGGCAGAAGACCGGAGATACTGGCAATGGTTTCAGGTGGAAGATATAAg AGGAACTAATATTGAAATAGCAAACTTACTGAATGTATGCTGGTTGGAAGTGCATGGAAAAATCAACACATCACTGCTCACACCAAAAACTAAGTATGAAGTTGTATTTGTTGTTAAAATGGAAGAGTTGTCATATGGATGGCAGACTCCAGTGAATCTCAGGCTCTTGTTTGAGAATGGAATTACTCATGAACAAAAGGTTAAGTTGCTGGAACTTCCAAGAGATCAAAGAAAAGAGTTGAAAGTTGGTGAGATTATCAACAGTGGAGAGAAGGCAGAGGAAGTGGAGATCTCTCTTTATGAATATAATGGTGGGCAGTGGAAGAGAGGGCTTGTGATTGAAGGTGTTATTATCAGGCCAAATAAGTGA